The Pseudodesulfovibrio senegalensis genome contains the following window.
GGCAATGTGCATAACAGATTCCGGCACGAGTTCACGAGAGTCGGAATTCGTGTCGTTTGATAATTTTTGGATCAGCCCGTCCAGTTGTGCGTGCGCGTCCATCAGCCGCCACCCACTGCCGGGAAAAGGCCGAGCCTGTCACCATCCTGCAGTTCAGTGTCCAGATAGGCGCGGGCGCTGTTGACGAAGATCAGGTTGATCTCGTCGGGATCGATGCCGATCCTTTGGGCGACTTCCGCAACGGTTTCTCCCTTATTGATAGGGAAATCATCTGAATTTTCAGGCAGGTGAGGGGCCAGCGTGGCAAAGCATTTCACGATGATTTTCATGGGGTGACAATAGCGCTTTTTGTGGATGATACGCAATCAAGTCGTATCGCATACGACTTCTGGATACAGGTTGTGGCATCGTCGGCATGTGCTGCCGCACAACAAGCGGGCCGCACTGCAGTATGCAGAACGGCCCGCAATGGTGTTGTTCGATTATTCTACCTTGGCGGCCTGCAGTTCTTCGACCGAGAAATCCCAGACCACATTGTGCGGCGGCAGTTTTTCGGTGGAGAAGAAGCGCGGGAGCTGGTCGTCGGTCTTGGTGAATCCGGCGCGTTTGTTGAAGTCCAGCTCGTCCTTGAGGCAGTTGACGCCAAGGGCCAGGAAGTCGTCCACGCTGAAGGGTTTTCCGGTTTGCGCGGTCACGAGATCAGCCATGATCTGTGCTCCGTTTTCCGCATCCAGAACAGCAAAGGCCACGAACAGGCACATGCCCAGGGCGTCGATGGAGGCCGTGGCGATTTGCAGGTTCTTGGAGGTCTCCACGTTGCCTTCCTTGCCAAGGCCGTCCACGTCGCCGCCGACCTTGAGCACGTTCTGGCACACGCCGTAGCCTGCGGTGTGGTCGCCGCCCATGGGGGTGGTGGCGTACGTTACGCCAACGCCCTTGACCGCGCGCGGGTCGTATGCAGGTAGGGATTGGCCTTTGCAGGTGGGCAGGCGGTCCACGCCAAATGCTCCGCCGCAGAAGTCCACGCCGTTGGCGATGATGCGGCCCAGATGGTCTTCGGATCCGCATTTTTGCAGCAGGTCGATGGCGGCTTGGCCATCCCCCCACGGAATGATTCCGCCTTCCATTGCAATGGCGACCGAGTTGCCGATTTCGATTGTATCCATGCCTTTTTCATCACAGATGCGGTCCATGGTGGCAATGGCGTCGATGTCCTTGATCATGGAGTTGGCGCCGAGTGCCCAGATGGTTTCGTATTCGAAACCCGAGGTCAGGTATTCACCGTTTTTGTCGTTGTACTGCTGGGAGCACTGGATGACGCAACCGGTATGACAGCCTTCCTTGACCTTGCCGCCGCGTGCTTCAATGAGTTCGGCGATTTTCTCGCCGGAAATGTCGGCTGCGTGGTCGCATTGACCGTAACGGAAGTTCTTGGTGGGCAGTGCCCCGGCTTCGTTGATCACGTTGACCAGAACGGCGGTGCCGAATCCGGGCAGGCCCTGGCTGGTGACAGGGTGGTTTTTGAGGATGCCCACCCATTCCTTGCGTGCGGTCTTGAACGCTTCGGCGTCGACCGGCTTGTACGGCTCGTTGGCTTCGGGATCAAGTACGATTGCCTTGACCTTTTTGGAGCCCAGCACCGCACCCATGCCGCCGCGACCTGCGGAGCGGGCCGGGCGTTTGTACGGGTCCGTGAACTGGATTGTTGCGGTCTTGCCGCATTTTTCGCCCACAGGGCCGACAAGGGCGGCAATGAGTTTGTCGCCGTATTCGTCCAGCAGCTTGTCGTGGGCAGGGTAGTTGTCCATGCCCACGATATTGGAAGCGTCCTTGAATTCCACCTTGTCGCCGGAAATGAAGACCGTGCAGAAGGGTGCATCGGCTTCGGGTTTGTCTTCAAAGACGATGGCCAGCAGGTTGAGTTTGGGCATTTTGTGGGCAAACAGACCGCCGGAATTGGATTCCTTGATGCCGCCGGTCAGCGGGGATTTTGCACCCACGGAGACTCTGCCGGAGTTGGCTGCGGTGGAGCCTGCCAGAATGCCGCCGGCAATGACGAGCTTGTTTTCCGCGCTCAGCGGATGGCAGTTTGCCGGAACTTCCGTGTTGATGAGCCGTGAAGTCAGGGCGCGTCCGCCGAGGTTGGCGTATTGCCCCATGTCTTCAAAAGAATATTCCCGGGTTCGGGTATTGATGCGCAAAATTCTCATGCCTACCTCACCTGTTGTGTTTGTTTGATATTTCGATAGATTACTCGTTCAAGTAATCACATACTATTAACTATACATCCTTGAAGAAAAAAATGTCAAAAAAAACAAACCATTGTGCTGTGTCAGGCATAATGCCTCAAGGTCAGGAAAGTGGTATGTCCTTGCGAGGAGGAAGGACATGTCTGAAATGATTCGAATCGAGTTGCCGTTACGTCCCGCTGTGGTTGCCCGGTGGTCTGCTTGTGCGCAAAAGGGGATGGCGATTCCCTGTCGTATCGGCGAAAGTCTCGCTGATATTCTTACCAAGCAGCTGGGGATGGACGCCCAGTATCTGGAGACCGTTGTGCGGACGGTGTTTCATAATTCCAGTCCGGTGGATTCTTTGGACACGATCATGGTTGCCGATGGAGACATGATCGCTTTGGCCGGTGCCATGCCGGGGCTGGTAGGCATTGCCATGGGGCGCAACAGCCCGGTGGGCGGATTTCGGAGCGATATCAGCAACCATTCAATGGATGTGGTTGATGCAGGCAAGGGCCGGATAACAATCAAGGCTTTCAACGTGGTGGTACCGGAATTGGTGCGCTTGGCATTGGGGCACGGCGTGTTTGTTGAAGCGGAATTGGCTCTGGAGCTGTTGCAGGATGCAGTGGGGAGTACGGACGATAAAGGACCGGGTGTGCTGGAAAGAATCGGGCAAATGCGTGGTGAGGTCTTGCTGGGCGTGGATTGGCAACAGACGTGAATCGAGTGTAGACGACGTTTTCGGACGTCGCATGGTGCGAATTTTTTCCAAAAAGAAACCCCGACCTCGGCCGGGTCGTGGCCGCCAAGGACATAACGGATTGGTCCGGCGGGCAGGGCATGTCCATGCGCTTCCCTGTCCCGTTGACAGCTTTAAGGGGTATGCTTATGAAAAACACCCCACCTCGCAGTGAAAAGCTTATAGGTATTGAGTGTTGCATATAGGAATGTCAGACCAAATCTTTTTGAAAAACGCGCAGAAACTCCCCATGAAGGTTGTTGTTACAAGCCTGTTGTTTGTTACAGCGCTTTTACCTGTTCCTTGGTTGGCAAACGGCATCAATTTGTCCGACTCCATAAACATTGCATGCCATACGCACCCCTTTGTCGTATCCTTTATGATCGCTGCGTATGCCATTTTCTTTTGGTCGGTCTTGGTCGTGTGTCGCAAACCAACAAAAAAGAATTTGTTGGGAATGTTTTTTTACGGATTGTTTCCAGCCAATTATCCCGGTTATCTGGTGGCAATGTTTCTGGCCATGCGCTTCTTTGGCAGCCGGTAAACCTCTTTCCCTTCCATTCCCATTCCCATAACCCCATCTCGCAGGAGGTGGCGGCATGATAGCACGCATCGAGCAGAATGCCGGCGGCTGCGGCTTCGATCTGGTGCGCGACCCGGAGTCCGTATTTCCCGCGAGTGCCATGGCGTGGGCGGCGATTTTTATGTGTATGCGCTTCCTGAAAAGATTGAAGGTTGGGAGGCAATCAGTTATGAAATATAGCTATGAAGATCATTTGTGCTCGAATATATTTGGCTTTACTGGCCGGAACCATGCTCTTTATTTTTTGGTGGACCAGAGTTGGTCCCGAGTCTGTGGCATGGTGGGGAATCCCCGTTGCCTTGGCCGGTTTAGCCTGTGCGTTTTGGAAACCTGTCCGCTGGCGGGTGACGCTTGCCAGCGTTCTGCCTCTGTTTTTCCTTTTTGTGTTTGTATATATCATGCTGCAACCTCCGGTGTTTCCGGGTGGCGGCGGCACCTCTCCCTTTTAGCCTCCCGCTTTCCCTCCCATTCCCATTTTCATAACCCCATCTCGCAGGAGGTGGCGGCATGATAGCACGCATCGAGCAGAATGCCGACGGCTGCGGTTTCGATCTGGTGCGCGATCCGGACACCGGGCGGATTCAACTGTCCGGCACCGAGCAGCAACGCCAGACCTCGCTGACCATCATGTCCGTTTTTTCCAACCGGCTGGCCGAGGGCGGCGACGAGCTGCCAGCGAGGCGCGGCTACTGGGGCGATTATCTGCTGCCGCGTATCGCGGGCAGTGAGGACAGGCTCGGTTCCAAACTCTGGACCCTCTCGCGCGAGGTCATCCGGCAGCAGGTGGGACGGACGAAAAGGACCGGATGTGATGAAATGCATCAGGCAAATGCGTGGGGAAATTTTGCCGGGCGTGGATTGGCAACAGACGTGAATCGAGTGTAGATGACGTTTTCGGACGTCGCATGGTGCGAAATTTTTCCAAAAAGAAACCCCGGCCAAGGCCGGGGTTTTGTGTGCTGGGTGGTGGGCGATACAAGATTTGAACTTGTGACTTCCACCGTGTGAAGATGGCGCTCTAACCAACTGAGCTAATCGCCCAACAGGAGGTGGTTTATATACGTTGGCGTGGTGGTTGGCAAGAGCTTTTTTAAGTTGTCGGTCATGTTTTTGTTTTTTCGGTTTTCATTCGGTTTGGCCCTTTTTGATCAAAGGGGGGCATGTCTGTGTTTCCATGCATGACCCTTTGATAATCCCGGATTCAATTTGTTTCAGTTTCAGTGGAGATGTGTAACAAAGACGATACATTAGCGCGTTATTTTGTAACACTGCATTGTTACTTCAACCTCACTACAAAAAGATGTTTCAAACCGTTTTTATGGAGGTTGAATTGATGATTATCGGCAACAAGACAATGAAATCATTCATTGCCATTCTGATTATGGCTGCTGTCATGATTTCCGGCAGCATTGATGCCCGGGCCGCAAAAGGCGCGAAGTATGTCTTTTTCTTCATCGGCGACGGCATGGGCATCCCCCAGCGCACCGCAGCCGAGCAGTTCACCGGCAAGAAACTGCTCATCGACACCATGCCTGCACAGGGCATTACCACGACCTACGCCAACGACCGTTTCATCACCGGGTCCGCGGCTTCTGCCACGGCGCTTGCCTCGGGCCAGAAGACCAATATCAACTATATTGGCGTGGACCCGAATTTCAAGGCGGTCAAGACCGTTGCTGAAATGGCCAAGGAGCAGGGCAAGAAGGTCGGCATCGTTTCCAGCGTTTCCATTGACCATGCCACCCCGGCCGCTTTCTATGCTCACGTGAAGACCCGCAAGATGTATCATGAGATTGATTGTGCGCTGGCCAACAGCGGTTTTGACTTTTTTGGCGGCGGCGGTTTGAAGGATCCGGCAGGAAAGAAGTCCAAGAAACCTCTGGGCGATGCCCTGAAAATGGCCAAGGACAACGGCTACAGGATCATCAACAACAAGCGTGATTTCATGGCGCTGAAACCCGGCGACGGCAAGGTGTTGGCCTGGAACGAATGGCTGCAGGACGGCAAGGCCATGCCGTATGTCATGGACATGACCGACAAGGACATCACCCTGCCTGAATTTACCGGCAAGGCCATTGAAATGCTGGACAACGACAAGGGCTTTTTCCTGATGGTCGAAGGCGGCAAGATTGACTGGGCATGTCATGCCAACGACGCCACCGCGTCCCTGATTAACACCCGCTCCTTTGACGATTCGGTCAAGGTGGCCATGGATTTCTACAAGAAGCATCCTGATGAAACCCTGATCATCGTCACCGGCGACCACGAATGCGGCGGTCTGACCCTCGGTTTTGCCGGAACCAAGTATTCCTCCAACTTCAAGCTGCTCAATGCCCAGAAAACCTCCTTCCAGAAGTTCTCGGACGAAATCATCAAGAAGTTCAAGGCAGACAATGGTGCCAATGCTTCCTTCAACGCGATGAAGCCGATCATCACCGCCAATTTCGGCCTGAAGTTCGAAGGTGACGCCAAGGCGGATCCTCTGGTGCTGGCTCCGTATGAGGTAGAAATGGTCAAGGCTTCCTTTGACCGCTCCATGAGGGGCGACAAGGAAGGTTCCAAGGACAGTGAAACGTATTTGCTCTATGGTGAATATGAACCGCTGACCGTTTCCCTGACTCACATTCTGAACAACAAGGCCGGTCTTGCCTGGACTTCCTACAAGCATACCGGCGTCCCGGTTTCCACCTCCGCCATCGGTGTGGGGTCCGAAGCATTCAACGGCTATTATGACAATACCGACGTGGCCAAGAAGGTCATGAGCGCCATGGGCATCGCTCCCAGGGTGTACGCGGCCAAATAAGACGTCAAAAACGCATAACTACCGGGCGGAGCGGCTGATGCTGCTTCGCCCGTTTTTCATCAGGGGCATCATGTCAGAACAACGCACCGCACGAAATCGTGACAGGTTTCTCGTCATCTTTTTTTGTTTTCTCACCGGGATTTTGTATTTTGTTCCTTCGGGGTTCGAAGGCCATGTCCGGCAGGATTCCATTCGCAGCAAGGCCAAGATTCTCTCCGTGGACAATGCCAACGTGCAGATATTCGGCATGATCCAGAAGGGCGAACAGGATGTGACCATGGAAATACTGGACGGTCCTTTTGCCGGACAGCGTTTTGACGGCTACAACCAGTTGCTGGGCCAGATGGACCGGGACAAGATATTCAAACCCGGGGACACGGCTTTGGCCGTGATCAGTCTGGACCAGCATGGCGGTGTGGAGCTGGTCAATCCCTCCGACCATTATCGGCTTGATCTGGAGTTGTTTTTGCTGCTGCTTTTTTCCGGGCTTTTGCTGTTGTTCGGCGGGTGGACCGGTGCCAAGGCTTTGCTTTCCTTTCTTTTTACAGCGATGACCATATGGAAGGTGTTGGTGCCGCTTTTGTTGCAGGGCATGAATCCCATTCTTCTTTCCCTTGGCATCGTGGCATTTTTGACTGCCTCGGTGATTTTTCTGGTGGCCGGTCCCACACGGACAGGAGTGGTCGCTTTTATGGGTGCCTTGCTTGGCGTGGCAACAAGTTGTTTTCTGGCGGAATATTTTGCTGGGCAGTTTCACGTGCATGGCGCGGTCATGCCGTTTGCCGAGACCCTTTTGTATTCCGGCTATGGGCATCTGAACCTGACGCATATTTATGTTGCGGCGGTGTTTATCGCCTCATCTGGTGCCGTCATGGATTTGGCCATGGATGTGGCGGCCAGCATGAACGAAGTGGTCGAAAAAAAGCCCGATATTTCGCGTGCCGAGGCGTTCCGTTCCGGAATCCGGGTCGGCAGGGCGGTTGTTGGGACCATGACAACCACGCTTTTGCTGGCCTATTCGGGCGGGTTCATCACTCTGCTCATGGCCTTCATGGCACAGGGGATTCCGTTAGCCAATACGTTCAACTTCATCTATGTGGCCGTGGAGATTCTCAAGACATTGGTGGGCAGCTTCGGGCTGGTGACAGTGGGACCGTTCACAGCCATGATCGGCGCGTTGCTGTATGCTCGGCGTCGAGATGTCGTCAGCGTCGAATGATTTTCAAGAGAGCTCCGGTTACGCAGAAGAAAAGACCGATCCACCACAGGGCCAAGGCCAGTTGGGTCGTGACCAGCACATAGGTGAGTTTTGCGGCCCATTCAAGAGGGATGTGTTGCAAAAGGGTCAGGCTGTTCAGGTCCAGAAAAGGCTGGATCGCATCGGCCACGGTCAGGGATGCATCGGCCCCCAACAGGTGGCAGCCGCCCTGCCACGCCAGTGCGCCAAGACAGCCGCACCAGAAAAGTATGCATAGTTTCAAGAACATGCATGGCAGTATCGCATTGTCCGTCCGCAAAGTCATCATCAATAATAGCCTTGAAAAGTTTGGAGTCATATCATGATTTGAAGAAGCAAGGAGTAATCATGATTTTGTCGGTGGGAGACAAGGTGCTCATGCAATATGCGGCATTGGGCGACCGCCTGTTGGGTGTCGTCACCGACATCCGTCCGGGCGAATCCATAGTCGTTTATTCACCGTTGTCTTCCCTCGCAAGAACGCGGTTGCGCGAAAACAGCACGGCGTTGCTGAAGTATGTGCATGAAGGTATTCTCAAGGGATACAGGACCCGCGTTGTCCTTGACGCATTGAATGGCGACAGTCTCGTTACGCTTGCCTATCCTCTTGAAGAGGTTTTTGTGGAACGTCGAAACGAGCCTCGTTGCCCATGTTGTTTTCCGGCCCGTATCACTTTGGATCAGGTCGAGTACAAAGGGCATGTTGTTGACGTTTCTCCCCGGGCCGTTCGTGTACGTTTTGAAAAGGATGGTCCCGGTCTTGATGCTTTTGATCAAAACCGGGACGTTCATTTGGCTTTTCACGTTTTCGAGCCGGAGAATCGCTACAGCGCCTTGTGTTCGGTGCTCAAGTCATTCATGGCCGACAGTGCAGTGTATGTGGTGTTGACAATTCGCGATGGCGAGGCCGTCCGCGATACCCTCGCGCGATACGTGGAAGATCAGTGTCGCGGAGGAGCACTCAATCACGTTTGAGTCGTTTGGCGAACACTGCAGCCTCGACGCCCGCCACGCAACCTTCTCCCACAGCCTTGGCCATTTGCAACGGTGGACCGGTTATGTCTCCCGCCGCGTATATGCCTTCCACATTGGTTTGCATTTTTCTGTCTACGGTTACGTACCGCATGTTGTCGTCCAGAGCGATTCCCAGTTCGCTGGCCAATTCGAGAACCCCCTTGGCCCCCAACTCAATGAAAACGCCCGCCACGTCGATGTTGGAACCGTCATCCATGTTGATCGACTGAACAGCGTTTTCTCCCTTGATTTCAGTGATCGATCTGCCTTCGTGGATGGTTACGGAGCTTTCCTTGAGGCGTTGTTTGAGGGCATCTGCTATATCCAACTTGTCGCAGACAAGATGGACGGCAGAGGCATACTGGGTCAGGGCCAAGGCTCCTCCTGCAGCGGCACTGCCGCAACCGGCAACGGCCACTATGTCGTTGCGGTAGAATCCGGCATCGCAGTCCACGCAATAACTGACGCCTTTGCCAAGCAGGCGTTTTTCTCCCGGAACTCCCAGTTTGTTTCTGGTGGTCCCCATGGCGATGATAATGCTTTTTGTCGTGATGACCTCGTCATTTTCCGGAACGATTGAAAAGAGGCCGTCCTGTTTGGAAATGGAAAGGACATCCTGTTCCATGAATTCCGCGCCGAATCCAGCGGCCTGTTCCCGGCCGGTTCTGAGTATTTCCTCGCCGCTGATTTTGAACATGCAGCAGTAGTTTTCTACGTGTGCCCAGTACAGGCTGCTGTTGGTGACTCGTCCGAGCATGAGCGTGCGGGCTTTTTTGCGCGCCGAGTGGATGGCGGCCTGAATGCCGGCCGGCCCGGAACCGAGAATGACGACATCGTATGGAGTGGGATTCTGCATGATGTGATCCTGTTGGTTGTCGGTTTATGCGCGGATAACGGGTAGCGTGCAATATGATAAACATTTTTCACGGAAAGGGGTAGAGGGGGATCATAAAAAAAAGAAGCCCTGCAGTCGAGCAGGGCCATTTTTCAGAGGATTTTGGAGTACAGGGATTCAGACGTCTTTGGCTGATTTGGAAGTGGACGTACCTGTCCTGGGAGGGGGGGGTTTTTTGCCTGCCGACGGAGCCCATGGTCGGCCGTGCACCCGTTGAAAGAGTTTTTGGGCTTCGGGGAAGTTGGCGTTCAGGCGCAGTGCGAGGTCGGCATTGTCTGCGGCCTCCTTCTTGTGCCCCATGAAATAGTATGCCTTGCCCATGTTGTAATAGATGTTTTCATCATGGGGCGTCAGTTGCAGGGCCTGTTTGTAGGCATGCAGCGCTCCCGGATAGTCGCCCTGCTTGCGCAGTTTGACCCCGAGGGAGTTGAAGGGATTGGGCACATCCGATTCGTATTTGAGAATCTCGATGAATACTTCCTTGGTTTCCTCAAGGCGGTCGAACTGCGCATACACGTCAGCGGCCTTTTTGAGGAAGTATTTGCAGGAATCATCGTCGCCGCGCCCTTTGTAGGCATCGGCGAGCCCTTTGTACGCTTCGGCAAAAAGATCATTGATCTTGACAGCTTTCTTGAAGGCCACAATGGCCTTGCCGTATTTTTTTTGGACCAGAT
Protein-coding sequences here:
- a CDS encoding MoaD/ThiS family protein, with amino-acid sequence MKIIVKCFATLAPHLPENSDDFPINKGETVAEVAQRIGIDPDEINLIFVNSARAYLDTELQDGDRLGLFPAVGGG
- a CDS encoding aldehyde ferredoxin oxidoreductase family protein, producing the protein MRILRINTRTREYSFEDMGQYANLGGRALTSRLINTEVPANCHPLSAENKLVIAGGILAGSTAANSGRVSVGAKSPLTGGIKESNSGGLFAHKMPKLNLLAIVFEDKPEADAPFCTVFISGDKVEFKDASNIVGMDNYPAHDKLLDEYGDKLIAALVGPVGEKCGKTATIQFTDPYKRPARSAGRGGMGAVLGSKKVKAIVLDPEANEPYKPVDAEAFKTARKEWVGILKNHPVTSQGLPGFGTAVLVNVINEAGALPTKNFRYGQCDHAADISGEKIAELIEARGGKVKEGCHTGCVIQCSQQYNDKNGEYLTSGFEYETIWALGANSMIKDIDAIATMDRICDEKGMDTIEIGNSVAIAMEGGIIPWGDGQAAIDLLQKCGSEDHLGRIIANGVDFCGGAFGVDRLPTCKGQSLPAYDPRAVKGVGVTYATTPMGGDHTAGYGVCQNVLKVGGDVDGLGKEGNVETSKNLQIATASIDALGMCLFVAFAVLDAENGAQIMADLVTAQTGKPFSVDDFLALGVNCLKDELDFNKRAGFTKTDDQLPRFFSTEKLPPHNVVWDFSVEELQAAKVE
- a CDS encoding phage GP46 family protein; amino-acid sequence: MIARIEQNADGCGFDLVRDPDTGRIQLSGTEQQRQTSLTIMSVFSNRLAEGGDELPARRGYWGDYLLPRIAGSEDRLGSKLWTLSREVIRQQVGRTKRTGCDEMHQANAWGNFAGRGLATDVNRV
- a CDS encoding alkaline phosphatase produces the protein MIIGNKTMKSFIAILIMAAVMISGSIDARAAKGAKYVFFFIGDGMGIPQRTAAEQFTGKKLLIDTMPAQGITTTYANDRFITGSAASATALASGQKTNINYIGVDPNFKAVKTVAEMAKEQGKKVGIVSSVSIDHATPAAFYAHVKTRKMYHEIDCALANSGFDFFGGGGLKDPAGKKSKKPLGDALKMAKDNGYRIINNKRDFMALKPGDGKVLAWNEWLQDGKAMPYVMDMTDKDITLPEFTGKAIEMLDNDKGFFLMVEGGKIDWACHANDATASLINTRSFDDSVKVAMDFYKKHPDETLIIVTGDHECGGLTLGFAGTKYSSNFKLLNAQKTSFQKFSDEIIKKFKADNGANASFNAMKPIITANFGLKFEGDAKADPLVLAPYEVEMVKASFDRSMRGDKEGSKDSETYLLYGEYEPLTVSLTHILNNKAGLAWTSYKHTGVPVSTSAIGVGSEAFNGYYDNTDVAKKVMSAMGIAPRVYAAK
- a CDS encoding YibE/F family protein is translated as MSEQRTARNRDRFLVIFFCFLTGILYFVPSGFEGHVRQDSIRSKAKILSVDNANVQIFGMIQKGEQDVTMEILDGPFAGQRFDGYNQLLGQMDRDKIFKPGDTALAVISLDQHGGVELVNPSDHYRLDLELFLLLLFSGLLLLFGGWTGAKALLSFLFTAMTIWKVLVPLLLQGMNPILLSLGIVAFLTASVIFLVAGPTRTGVVAFMGALLGVATSCFLAEYFAGQFHVHGAVMPFAETLLYSGYGHLNLTHIYVAAVFIASSGAVMDLAMDVAASMNEVVEKKPDISRAEAFRSGIRVGRAVVGTMTTTLLLAYSGGFITLLMAFMAQGIPLANTFNFIYVAVEILKTLVGSFGLVTVGPFTAMIGALLYARRRDVVSVE
- a CDS encoding potassium:proton antiporter, translating into MFLKLCILFWCGCLGALAWQGGCHLLGADASLTVADAIQPFLDLNSLTLLQHIPLEWAAKLTYVLVTTQLALALWWIGLFFCVTGALLKIIRR
- a CDS encoding PilZ domain-containing protein, encoding MKKQGVIMILSVGDKVLMQYAALGDRLLGVVTDIRPGESIVVYSPLSSLARTRLRENSTALLKYVHEGILKGYRTRVVLDALNGDSLVTLAYPLEEVFVERRNEPRCPCCFPARITLDQVEYKGHVVDVSPRAVRVRFEKDGPGLDAFDQNRDVHLAFHVFEPENRYSALCSVLKSFMADSAVYVVLTIRDGEAVRDTLARYVEDQCRGGALNHV
- a CDS encoding NAD(P)/FAD-dependent oxidoreductase; the protein is MQNPTPYDVVILGSGPAGIQAAIHSARKKARTLMLGRVTNSSLYWAHVENYCCMFKISGEEILRTGREQAAGFGAEFMEQDVLSISKQDGLFSIVPENDEVITTKSIIIAMGTTRNKLGVPGEKRLLGKGVSYCVDCDAGFYRNDIVAVAGCGSAAAGGALALTQYASAVHLVCDKLDIADALKQRLKESSVTIHEGRSITEIKGENAVQSINMDDGSNIDVAGVFIELGAKGVLELASELGIALDDNMRYVTVDRKMQTNVEGIYAAGDITGPPLQMAKAVGEGCVAGVEAAVFAKRLKRD
- a CDS encoding response regulator encodes the protein MSKSSHAYGAYKHVLIMTNVEVHARRDAETVKQFGAEIVQTFSNGSEGIDYLSEYPVDLVLCDSSLDDMSGIKFTQIVRKNMSRKPLPIVMITLENRKEHVLDAIAAGCIGYVLRPYSVNTFERYLILAKKLDNYPEIEELELQEAKDMVSRGDFDDAIEAFEELISYQDEAQKYYDMGCTYLVQKKYGKAIVAFKKAVKINDLFAEAYKGLADAYKGRGDDDSCKYFLKKAADVYAQFDRLEETKEVFIEILKYESDVPNPFNSLGVKLRKQGDYPGALHAYKQALQLTPHDENIYYNMGKAYYFMGHKKEAADNADLALRLNANFPEAQKLFQRVHGRPWAPSAGKKPPPPRTGTSTSKSAKDV